The Treponema sp. J25 genome has a window encoding:
- a CDS encoding helix-turn-helix domain-containing protein, with protein sequence MYEKKYYEFIQISKDRYAARLELVEAALKYGIKPTAREYGTTVKTVRKWVRRYEADKKSGLVELSRRPHTSPDATKPWIRFKLYQEVRRLQETGKRKSASRLRRDLALPVSVPTVLKLLREEGLWRPQRKVAEKKRDLREVKRRLKAFEKLQIDIKYLDDIPELYEEYRRHQLPRYQFTARCVRTGAIFIAYGREKSVTNAALFLLALYRHFQGYGIRLEGSVVQTDNGTEFTAPWNSTKVTIFTKVVERCWHATHHRIPPGAKTGPTLEKWT encoded by the coding sequence ATGTACGAGAAGAAGTATTACGAGTTTATCCAGATAAGTAAAGACCGGTATGCAGCAAGGCTTGAGCTTGTAGAAGCCGCTTTAAAGTATGGTATTAAGCCCACCGCTCGAGAGTATGGGACGACGGTGAAGACGGTGAGAAAGTGGGTGCGGCGATACGAAGCAGATAAGAAGTCGGGACTTGTAGAACTGAGTCGGCGACCCCATACGAGCCCGGATGCTACGAAGCCCTGGATCCGGTTTAAACTGTACCAGGAGGTTCGAAGGTTGCAAGAAACAGGTAAACGGAAGAGCGCATCGCGGCTGCGACGGGACCTTGCCCTTCCGGTGAGTGTTCCTACGGTACTCAAGTTGCTGCGGGAAGAGGGACTGTGGCGGCCGCAACGGAAGGTGGCGGAAAAGAAACGGGATCTGCGGGAGGTAAAACGGCGACTCAAGGCCTTTGAGAAACTGCAGATAGACATAAAGTACCTGGATGATATTCCTGAACTGTACGAGGAATATCGACGGCACCAGCTACCACGGTACCAGTTTACTGCCCGCTGCGTACGTACGGGAGCGATATTTATTGCCTATGGGCGAGAAAAGAGTGTAACCAATGCGGCACTCTTTCTCCTGGCGCTGTATCGACATTTTCAAGGCTATGGCATTCGTCTAGAAGGCTCGGTAGTACAAACAGACAACGGGACCGAGTTTACCGCCCCCTGGAACAGCACTAAGGTGACGATCTTCACGAAGGTGGTGGAGCGGTGTTGGCACGCCACCCATCATCGTATTCCTCCCGGAGCAAAAACTGGACCTACCCTAGAAAAGTGGACATGA
- a CDS encoding IS3 family transposase yields MESSHRWIEEELYAAETFSSLHEFLSKAAAYQRWFNEKRVNTYKGGTPLHLMRETYPAVPADVLVFPPLILDNLLVQYKAELAQWAA; encoded by the coding sequence GTGGAGAGTTCTCATCGCTGGATTGAGGAAGAACTGTATGCCGCAGAAACGTTTTCCTCGCTCCACGAGTTTCTCAGTAAAGCCGCGGCCTATCAACGCTGGTTTAATGAGAAACGGGTAAACACGTACAAAGGCGGGACTCCTCTTCACCTCATGCGTGAGACCTATCCTGCTGTACCCGCAGACGTACTCGTATTCCCACCACTGATACTTGACAATCTGCTGGTTCAGTACAAAGCTGAACTTGCTCAATGGGCTGCTTAA
- a CDS encoding IS3 family transposase, with translation MNTNGLDKGGWPVEKMARVLGVSRSGYYKWTHKTASKRAQEDSLLLEKIRSIQKLHKGRYGVPRMHRELQRQGFHVGHNRVARIMRCNKLNCRPKKKFVRTTNSRHTLPVAPNLLNRKFNVAVPNAYWVSDITYIPSTTGWMYLCVIIDLYDRKVVGYSIRPDMTSTLVVQAFMMAIMQRHPQGSLIFHSDRGVQYCSHDFQDTAKRVLPTIEFSMSRKGNCWDNAVSESFFKTLKREVAGLDGGRSMKEVHLLVFEYVESYYNRIRLHSHLGYVPPMEVGNKSA, from the coding sequence ATGAATACCAATGGCCTAGATAAAGGCGGATGGCCCGTGGAGAAGATGGCAAGGGTGTTAGGGGTAAGTCGATCAGGGTACTATAAATGGACGCATAAGACGGCATCCAAGAGAGCACAAGAAGACAGTCTGCTTCTTGAGAAAATCCGCTCTATCCAAAAGCTCCATAAGGGCCGTTATGGCGTACCGCGGATGCACCGGGAATTACAACGACAGGGATTTCATGTAGGACACAACCGAGTGGCCCGCATTATGCGTTGCAATAAGCTTAATTGTAGGCCCAAGAAGAAATTCGTGCGAACTACTAACTCCCGGCATACCTTACCAGTAGCCCCCAATCTACTTAATCGGAAGTTCAATGTAGCAGTTCCTAACGCCTATTGGGTTAGTGACATAACCTACATTCCGAGCACAACGGGGTGGATGTATCTCTGTGTAATCATAGACCTCTATGACCGTAAAGTGGTGGGGTATTCGATTCGGCCTGATATGACCAGCACCCTTGTCGTACAAGCCTTCATGATGGCCATTATGCAGCGGCATCCGCAGGGATCTCTGATATTTCATTCCGACCGCGGGGTCCAATACTGTAGCCATGATTTCCAGGATACGGCTAAGCGGGTCCTTCCAACCATAGAGTTCAGTATGAGTCGCAAAGGAAACTGCTGGGATAATGCAGTTAGTGAGAGCTTTTTTAAAACCTTGAAAAGGGAGGTTGCGGGCCTAGATGGAGGTAGGTCCATGAAGGAGGTGCACCTCCTTGTATTCGAATACGTGGAGAGCTATTATAACCGTATTAGGCTACACTCTCATCTGGGGTATGTTCCCCCGATGGAGGTAGGTAACAAAAGCGCTTAA
- a CDS encoding ABC transporter permease subunit, protein MISTAPSRNKGRRWVPLWYGGGILFIGTLWLFAARMTKSSLILPGPGETVGALISLVQHPRFLPALGASLGRVGLALLIVFPLSLMVGIPAALSKPFGAFFKPLFTLIGATPVLSIILIAFLWFGQERTPVFAAVLMVFPVLTANVIAGIQQLDQGLKEVVQVYRLSPLRSFRAFIFPSIVPYLLGGLQSGLSLCWKVVVASEVLLQPRYGLGTGMQQAKAMLETPDLFAWTVVTVALAGFMEACLYWIRRYETQYR, encoded by the coding sequence ATGATTTCTACGGCACCTTCTAGGAATAAGGGGCGGCGCTGGGTTCCTCTGTGGTATGGAGGAGGCATCCTTTTTATTGGGACCCTCTGGCTTTTTGCCGCCCGAATGACAAAAAGTTCGCTTATCCTGCCGGGGCCGGGGGAGACAGTAGGGGCCCTTATCTCCTTAGTCCAGCATCCCCGCTTTCTCCCTGCCCTGGGAGCTTCCCTGGGGCGGGTGGGACTGGCCTTACTCATCGTTTTTCCCCTATCCCTTATGGTGGGTATCCCGGCGGCCCTATCCAAACCCTTTGGGGCCTTTTTTAAGCCCCTCTTTACCCTGATTGGGGCAACACCGGTGCTTTCGATTATTTTGATTGCCTTTCTCTGGTTTGGACAGGAACGAACCCCCGTGTTTGCGGCGGTACTCATGGTGTTTCCGGTGCTCACTGCCAATGTGATTGCGGGCATTCAACAGCTCGATCAGGGCCTTAAAGAGGTGGTTCAGGTGTACCGCCTATCCCCTCTTCGTTCGTTCAGGGCCTTTATTTTCCCCAGTATTGTTCCCTACCTCTTGGGGGGCCTCCAGAGCGGCTTGTCCCTATGCTGGAAAGTGGTGGTAGCCTCAGAGGTGCTTCTCCAGCCCCGATATGGGCTTGGAACGGGCATGCAACAGGCAAAGGCCATGCTTGAAACGCCGGACCTCTTTGCCTGGACCGTGGTTACCGTTGCTCTTGCGGGCTTTATGGAAGCATGCCTCTATTGGATACGGCGCTATGAAACTCAGTATAGATAA
- a CDS encoding ABC transporter substrate-binding protein, with protein MKRSVLVLGSLFAVAGFLFSQERITLYGIKGPSGIGMIRLFESPPQVAGWQISLEALAQADLMAAKFASGEAKLGILPPNVAAKLYAAGRPIQVLAVVGEGMLSLITADPAIRGIGDLRGKTVEVAGQGATPDFVFRRILSYYGLTPGKDVQLGYALAYPEIAQSLKAGKIQTALLPEPFATMALSGSPHLRVVGNIQDEWNRATAADATTGASEEGGVQKTPAAGGSQSGGVSAGAPSYPMTVFVVDRTFAAANPRVVRAIAEAYRASIQWVVQNPVEAGRLVQKHELGLTAAVATAAIPRSAYVFIPAREARPALERLFAAFLEYAPQSIGGKLPGDDFYGTF; from the coding sequence ATGAAACGAAGCGTATTAGTTTTAGGCAGCCTTTTTGCGGTTGCGGGTTTTCTCTTTTCCCAGGAGCGGATAACCCTCTATGGTATCAAGGGTCCCTCGGGGATTGGCATGATTCGACTTTTTGAATCTCCCCCTCAGGTGGCGGGATGGCAAATTTCACTAGAAGCCCTGGCCCAGGCAGACCTCATGGCGGCGAAATTTGCCAGTGGGGAAGCAAAACTGGGAATCCTTCCCCCCAATGTGGCGGCGAAATTATACGCCGCTGGCCGGCCTATTCAGGTGCTCGCCGTCGTAGGGGAGGGGATGCTGAGCCTTATCACCGCCGATCCAGCTATCCGTGGCATTGGGGATCTGCGGGGCAAAACCGTGGAAGTGGCGGGGCAGGGGGCAACCCCCGATTTTGTATTCCGCCGTATCCTAAGTTATTATGGCTTAACTCCCGGTAAGGATGTGCAACTTGGGTATGCCCTGGCCTATCCAGAAATTGCCCAGTCCCTCAAGGCGGGAAAAATACAGACCGCCCTGCTTCCCGAACCCTTTGCCACCATGGCCTTAAGCGGAAGCCCCCACCTGCGGGTGGTGGGAAATATCCAGGATGAATGGAATCGGGCGACGGCGGCCGATGCTACCACCGGGGCCAGCGAAGAGGGGGGAGTGCAGAAGACCCCGGCCGCTGGAGGAAGCCAAAGCGGCGGTGTTTCCGCTGGAGCCCCTAGCTATCCGATGACGGTCTTTGTGGTGGACCGAACCTTTGCGGCCGCCAACCCGAGGGTAGTAAGGGCTATTGCCGAGGCCTATCGGGCATCGATTCAGTGGGTGGTGCAGAATCCGGTGGAAGCAGGAAGACTGGTACAAAAACATGAATTGGGGCTTACGGCCGCCGTCGCTACCGCGGCGATTCCCCGGTCGGCGTACGTGTTTATTCCTGCCCGGGAAGCCCGTCCTGCCCTGGAACGCCTCTTTGCGGCTTTTCTCGAATATGCCCCCCAATCAATTGGAGGGAAATTACCGGGAGATGATTTCTACGGCACCTTCTAG
- a CDS encoding HTH domain-containing protein, whose protein sequence is MGHPYHTEGISAQAYAAGIKTKLSTKAWVLKLLREARGSVVSGETIASLAGCSRVAVWKAAEALREAGYAIESCGKEGYRLVTNSKGEPFHAASYAMEDFLYPWEFEELEEEVIYYKETDSTMNRARELAARRIPGPAIIVAETQTASKAQDPGSWHAGAGGLFCTLLEWPALPVSLYHHLIQEASEALQKAIFDEMGIEPAVPAPHHLMVQGKKLAGLFWEFFAELDHITWFSLGVGVHVNEPFVGPEEISCYQLTGRFHSRRNLLLRFLRYYKQTKQEGGFYGRNESAVGIHGTI, encoded by the coding sequence ATGGGTCACCCGTATCATACAGAAGGTATATCCGCACAGGCCTATGCTGCCGGTATAAAAACAAAGCTTTCCACCAAAGCCTGGGTTCTGAAACTATTGCGAGAGGCCCGGGGATCGGTGGTATCCGGCGAGACCATTGCTTCTCTGGCCGGTTGTTCCCGGGTGGCGGTATGGAAGGCCGCCGAAGCTTTGCGGGAAGCAGGCTACGCTATCGAAAGTTGCGGCAAAGAAGGCTATCGGCTTGTGACGAATAGCAAAGGGGAGCCCTTTCATGCAGCCTCATATGCAATGGAAGATTTTCTCTATCCCTGGGAATTCGAAGAACTGGAAGAAGAGGTCATCTATTATAAAGAGACCGACAGTACCATGAATCGGGCCCGGGAACTGGCGGCCCGCAGGATTCCTGGCCCGGCCATCATCGTGGCAGAAACCCAAACGGCGAGCAAGGCCCAGGATCCTGGGTCCTGGCACGCCGGAGCGGGAGGTCTTTTTTGTACCCTTTTAGAATGGCCAGCGCTGCCGGTTTCGTTGTATCATCACCTTATACAGGAAGCATCGGAGGCGCTCCAAAAGGCCATCTTCGATGAAATGGGGATTGAGCCAGCGGTGCCAGCACCCCATCATCTTATGGTGCAGGGGAAAAAGCTGGCGGGCCTTTTCTGGGAATTTTTTGCCGAGCTTGATCACATCACGTGGTTTTCTCTGGGGGTAGGGGTCCATGTGAACGAACCCTTCGTAGGACCAGAAGAAATTTCCTGCTATCAGCTTACCGGAAGGTTCCATTCCCGCAGAAATCTGTTGTTGCGCTTTCTGCGGTACTATAAACAAACAAAACAAGAGGGAGGATTCTATGGACGAAACGAAAGTGCCGTCGGCATCCACGGGACGATCTAA
- a CDS encoding ABC transporter ATP-binding protein, protein MEAPLFEIRHLGKVFPGGFRVLSDINLSIFQGTCTVLAGANGSGKTILMKHLVGLLEPTEGAVYYQGKPLSGKGASSRIQKQLRQEVGFVFQDADAQILGETVWEDVRFGPKNLGYTGKDEERRVTEALEKLGLLGKRDVPPRYLSGGEKRRLAIAGILAMGCHTIIMDEPFANLDYPGVVQVLETIVALRSEGKTLIICTHELEKVLAHAERLVVIYQGKVQTDGKPAEVLDQIDPRWGIRDPRHTYRTIADCTWLG, encoded by the coding sequence ATGGAAGCCCCTCTGTTCGAGATTCGCCACCTGGGGAAGGTGTTCCCGGGAGGCTTTCGGGTTCTGTCGGATATCAACCTCAGTATTTTTCAAGGTACCTGCACAGTGCTGGCCGGAGCAAATGGGTCAGGGAAAACTATCCTTATGAAACACCTCGTGGGGCTTCTAGAGCCCACCGAAGGGGCAGTCTATTACCAGGGGAAGCCCCTCTCGGGTAAAGGAGCTTCTTCTCGTATTCAAAAACAGCTTCGCCAGGAAGTGGGCTTTGTGTTTCAGGATGCGGACGCCCAGATACTGGGCGAAACCGTATGGGAAGATGTGCGGTTTGGACCTAAAAACCTGGGATATACCGGAAAAGACGAAGAACGTCGAGTGACGGAGGCCCTTGAAAAGCTGGGGCTCCTGGGGAAAAGGGATGTCCCCCCACGGTACCTTTCGGGGGGAGAAAAACGGCGCCTTGCCATTGCGGGAATCCTTGCCATGGGGTGTCATACTATCATCATGGATGAGCCCTTTGCCAACCTCGATTACCCGGGGGTGGTCCAGGTGCTGGAAACCATCGTAGCCCTTCGTTCGGAGGGAAAAACCCTTATCATCTGTACCCACGAGTTGGAAAAGGTACTGGCCCATGCGGAACGCCTCGTGGTGATCTATCAGGGAAAGGTGCAAACCGACGGGAAGCCCGCAGAGGTCCTGGATCAGATTGATCCCCGCTGGGGCATCCGGGATCCCCGGCATACCTACCGCACTATCGCGGACTGTACCTGGCTCGGCTGA
- a CDS encoding biotin transporter BioY, with protein MDETKVPSASTGRSKLVGITLAALCAALIAVGTFISIPVPMSPVPIVLQNMFAILAGLLLGPLWGGIAVALYLVIGALGAPVFAGAKGGMAIILGPTGGYLLGYLLAAIVGGLIAGTPQAGKKTPLWRLAIATGVAILVIYVPGLLRLNMVYEGNWTKTFATGFLPFIIGDILKGIVAALVSLRVRSTVGDLYQSA; from the coding sequence ATGGACGAAACGAAAGTGCCGTCGGCATCCACGGGACGATCTAAACTGGTGGGCATCACCCTGGCGGCCCTCTGCGCCGCCCTGATTGCGGTAGGAACCTTTATCAGTATTCCCGTTCCCATGTCGCCGGTTCCTATTGTACTGCAGAACATGTTTGCTATTCTGGCGGGGCTCCTTCTGGGCCCCCTCTGGGGTGGGATAGCAGTAGCCCTGTACCTTGTCATAGGAGCCCTGGGGGCTCCTGTTTTTGCGGGGGCTAAAGGGGGAATGGCTATCATTCTTGGCCCCACCGGGGGCTATCTGCTTGGGTATCTTCTTGCGGCCATCGTTGGGGGATTAATCGCCGGAACCCCTCAGGCGGGCAAAAAAACACCCCTGTGGAGGCTCGCCATCGCCACAGGGGTTGCGATCCTTGTGATTTATGTCCCGGGGCTTTTACGGCTTAACATGGTGTATGAAGGGAACTGGACAAAAACCTTTGCTACCGGCTTTCTTCCCTTTATCATTGGAGACATCCTTAAAGGAATAGTGGCTGCCCTGGTGAGTCTTCGGGTCCGTAGCACCGTGGGAGATCTCTACCAATCGGCGTAA
- a CDS encoding transposase, translating to MGNERRVYQEEFKRDALALLESSGRSGAEVARELGILPSLLNRWQREARGEGSGKRAFSGHGVPRDAEMARLQKENAELREANEILKKAVAIFSLQGPKR from the coding sequence ATGGGAAACGAACGGAGGGTATACCAGGAGGAGTTCAAAAGGGATGCATTAGCCCTTCTTGAGTCCTCGGGTAGGAGCGGTGCAGAAGTAGCCAGGGAACTGGGGATATTGCCGAGCCTTCTTAATAGGTGGCAACGAGAGGCCAGGGGGGAAGGTTCTGGGAAACGAGCTTTCAGCGGTCATGGCGTACCCCGGGATGCTGAGATGGCGCGATTACAAAAGGAGAACGCTGAACTGCGGGAGGCCAACGAAATACTAAAAAAAGCAGTAGCCATCTTTTCCCTACAGGGCCCCAAAAGATGA
- the ppdK gene encoding pyruvate, phosphate dikinase, with protein sequence MAKATKQKYVYFFGEGKAEGDAKMKDILGGKGANLAEMTNLGIPVPPGFTISTEVCAAYYENNRQYPAGLEEEVLENLRKLEKLMGKKLGDAEDPLLVSVRSGAAVSMPGMMDTILNLGMNDKAVLGLAKKTNNPRFAWDAYRRFIQMYGDIVMGIPHDEFEEALAAMKKAKGVELDTGLDAQDLERLVGEYKKIYKKHTKKDFPQDPMDQLWGAINAVFGSWMNERAIKYRELNNIKGLKGTAVNVQSMVFGNFGDDSGTGVCFSRDPSTGKNEFYGEFLMNAQGEDVVAGIRTPEKIATLAKRNKQVYEQLVAIKDRLEKHFRDMQDMEFTVQQGVLYILQTRNGKRTGQAAVKIAYDMVQEGLIDKNTAILRVTPEHLDQLLHPMIDPKALKGVKPLTKGLNASPGAACGRIVFTAKDAELWAEKGEKVLLVRKETSPEDIGGMVVSEGILTSTGGMTSHAAVVARGMGTPCVAGAKGVSVQGKKVVIGEKTFKEGDWITIDGSTGDVYDGQLPLMTPKFSKEIETFLSWCDEVCAASVRGTIKGFTVRTNADLPEDAKRAFDFGAQGVGLCRTEHMFFDKEKLIHFRAMIVADSEEERKEALKKILPLQKKDFFGIFKAMEGRPVTIRLLDPPLHEFVPKTKEEVAELAEQLGVKPKDLQPKIDRLHEANPMLGHRGCRLAVTYPEIYDMQVEAIALAAVDCVKKNIPVNPEIMIPIVCDEQELALLRPRAEAIIKKVLEKAKVQVEFKIGTMIEVPRAALLADKIAAYADFFSFGTNDLTQMTFAFSRDDAASFLPAYEKLGLLEVDPFKSVDEEGVGLLMDMATTKGRSTKPDLKVGICGEQGGDPATIDFCYRTGLNYVSCSPFRVPIARLAAAQAVIRNSKK encoded by the coding sequence ATGGCGAAAGCAACGAAACAGAAGTATGTCTATTTCTTTGGAGAAGGGAAGGCCGAAGGGGATGCGAAGATGAAGGACATCCTGGGTGGCAAGGGGGCAAACCTGGCGGAGATGACGAACCTGGGTATCCCCGTTCCACCGGGCTTTACCATTTCCACCGAAGTATGTGCGGCCTACTACGAAAACAACCGGCAATATCCTGCGGGGCTCGAAGAAGAAGTACTGGAGAATCTCAGAAAACTAGAAAAATTGATGGGAAAGAAACTAGGGGATGCGGAGGATCCCCTGTTGGTTTCGGTCCGTTCTGGGGCGGCCGTTTCCATGCCAGGGATGATGGACACCATTCTGAATCTGGGCATGAACGATAAGGCGGTGCTTGGCCTTGCAAAGAAAACCAACAATCCCCGTTTCGCCTGGGATGCCTATCGGCGCTTTATCCAGATGTATGGGGATATCGTGATGGGCATCCCCCACGACGAGTTTGAAGAAGCCCTGGCGGCTATGAAAAAGGCTAAGGGCGTGGAACTTGATACGGGACTCGATGCTCAGGACCTGGAACGGTTGGTTGGTGAATACAAGAAAATTTATAAAAAACATACCAAAAAGGACTTTCCTCAGGATCCCATGGACCAGCTCTGGGGAGCCATCAATGCGGTGTTTGGTTCCTGGATGAACGAGCGGGCTATCAAATACCGGGAACTGAACAATATTAAAGGGCTTAAGGGAACGGCGGTAAACGTCCAGTCCATGGTGTTTGGAAATTTCGGTGATGATTCAGGTACGGGGGTCTGCTTTAGCCGCGATCCTTCCACGGGCAAGAATGAGTTCTATGGTGAATTCTTGATGAACGCTCAGGGCGAGGATGTGGTGGCCGGCATCAGGACCCCTGAAAAAATTGCTACCCTGGCAAAACGAAACAAACAGGTCTACGAACAGCTTGTGGCCATTAAGGATCGCCTCGAAAAGCATTTCCGGGATATGCAGGACATGGAGTTTACGGTCCAGCAGGGGGTGCTCTACATTCTCCAGACCCGGAACGGGAAGCGGACTGGCCAGGCGGCGGTTAAGATTGCCTACGACATGGTTCAGGAAGGGCTTATCGATAAAAACACCGCCATCTTGCGGGTAACCCCCGAACATCTGGACCAGCTTCTGCACCCCATGATTGATCCCAAGGCCCTGAAGGGAGTTAAACCCTTAACCAAGGGCTTAAATGCTTCTCCGGGTGCCGCCTGTGGTCGGATCGTGTTTACCGCCAAGGATGCGGAACTCTGGGCAGAAAAGGGAGAAAAGGTTCTCCTGGTACGTAAAGAGACCAGCCCCGAAGATATCGGAGGCATGGTGGTCTCTGAAGGAATCCTCACCAGTACCGGAGGGATGACAAGCCATGCGGCGGTCGTGGCCCGCGGAATGGGAACCCCCTGTGTGGCCGGCGCCAAGGGTGTTTCGGTACAGGGGAAAAAGGTGGTTATCGGCGAAAAAACCTTTAAAGAAGGGGATTGGATTACCATCGATGGTTCCACGGGAGATGTCTACGATGGCCAGCTTCCCCTTATGACCCCGAAATTCTCCAAAGAAATCGAGACCTTCCTTTCCTGGTGCGACGAAGTGTGCGCTGCTTCGGTCCGGGGAACTATCAAAGGCTTTACGGTGCGGACCAATGCGGACCTTCCCGAAGATGCCAAGCGGGCCTTTGATTTTGGTGCCCAGGGAGTGGGGTTGTGCCGAACCGAACACATGTTCTTTGATAAGGAAAAGCTTATCCACTTCCGGGCGATGATCGTGGCAGACAGCGAAGAAGAACGCAAAGAGGCCCTCAAAAAGATTCTCCCCCTTCAGAAGAAGGATTTCTTTGGCATCTTTAAAGCCATGGAAGGTCGACCGGTTACCATCCGTCTTTTGGATCCGCCCCTCCATGAATTTGTTCCCAAAACAAAGGAAGAGGTGGCGGAACTGGCGGAACAATTGGGCGTAAAACCCAAGGACCTGCAGCCTAAAATAGATCGACTCCACGAGGCAAACCCCATGTTGGGACACCGGGGGTGTCGACTCGCGGTAACCTATCCCGAAATCTATGACATGCAGGTGGAGGCCATTGCCCTGGCGGCGGTGGATTGTGTGAAGAAAAACATCCCCGTAAACCCGGAAATCATGATTCCCATCGTCTGTGATGAACAGGAATTGGCCCTGCTGCGGCCCCGGGCGGAGGCGATCATTAAGAAGGTCCTCGAAAAAGCCAAGGTGCAGGTGGAATTTAAGATCGGTACCATGATCGAAGTTCCCCGGGCTGCCCTATTGGCCGATAAAATTGCCGCATACGCGGATTTCTTTAGTTTCGGTACCAATGACCTGACGCAAATGACCTTTGCCTTTAGCCGGGACGATGCGGCGTCGTTCCTGCCGGCCTATGAGAAACTGGGACTCCTGGAGGTGGATCCCTTTAAGTCGGTGGACGAAGAAGGGGTGGGACTCCTCATGGATATGGCCACGACGAAGGGACGAAGCACTAAACCGGACCTGAAGGTGGGCATCTGTGGGGAACAGGGAGGAGATCCCGCCACCATCGATTTCTGTTATCGGACAGGATTGAACTATGTTTCCTGTTCTCCCTTCCGCGTTCCGATTGCTCGACTTGCCGCGGCCCAGGCGGTGATTCGGAACAGTAAGAAATAG
- a CDS encoding energy-coupling factor transporter transmembrane component T: protein MDVRSAFMFIPGRGFLYRIQAGWKLAGLLVLSVLSLRRDLLFLGGIDAVLLLLVCGSRLKLRDLFAGTRGLFFTLGIILFVQSLRLQDNNAQPFPLEISYPALVEGLPLVIGVLTAYLGAAMVYTTTPLWEMRQVLETMEGRFFPSRRRWISLALAMVLAFIPRIFELWQETEAAYVARGGKRGIGELLVILPIILERLFQEGSERSAAMECRGF from the coding sequence ATGGATGTTCGGAGCGCTTTTATGTTTATCCCCGGCAGGGGATTTTTATACAGGATACAGGCAGGATGGAAACTGGCGGGGCTCCTTGTGCTTTCGGTACTTTCCCTGCGGCGGGACTTGCTGTTCCTCGGTGGTATCGATGCAGTTCTCTTACTGTTGGTCTGCGGCTCTCGGCTCAAGCTTCGGGACCTTTTTGCAGGAACCAGGGGACTTTTTTTTACCCTGGGGATCATTCTTTTTGTTCAGAGCCTTCGGTTGCAAGACAATAATGCGCAGCCTTTCCCCCTGGAGATCTCCTACCCAGCCCTGGTTGAGGGGCTTCCCCTCGTCATAGGGGTGCTAACCGCCTATCTTGGCGCCGCCATGGTATACACTACCACGCCCCTCTGGGAAATGCGGCAGGTGCTCGAAACCATGGAAGGGCGTTTTTTCCCCAGCCGAAGAAGGTGGATTTCCCTCGCCCTGGCCATGGTGCTTGCCTTTATTCCCCGAATCTTTGAACTCTGGCAAGAAACAGAGGCCGCCTACGTTGCCCGGGGAGGTAAACGAGGCATAGGGGAACTTCTGGTTATTTTACCCATCATTCTGGAACGGCTTTTCCAGGAAGGGTCCGAACGATCGGCGGCTATGGAATGTCGGGGATTTTAA
- a CDS encoding ABC transporter ATP-binding protein, which yields MKLSIDNLNFSYTEQPLFKDFSLFLDDDSRIVALLGPSGCGKTTLLHLIAGLLAGQIPPPESRFVEAGTSKEGPSFPMGGTITFESGPIATVSYVFQQDRLFPWYTVYENVMLVVQDLLPPSEAAQRTRRMLELGELWEYRHRYPRHLSGGQRQRVALARAFAYPAPLILMDEPFQSLDIPLRIQLMRCIQLLQREDPRHIIMVTHDPREAIFLSDRIIVLTEPPVQVALDIPNGLSAEERSYQHPASAELEARLYQALSELPPRYGPF from the coding sequence ATGAAACTCAGTATAGATAATTTGAATTTCTCTTATACCGAACAGCCCCTTTTTAAGGATTTTTCCCTCTTTCTGGATGATGATTCACGGATAGTGGCCCTCCTTGGACCCTCGGGCTGTGGAAAGACAACGCTCCTCCACCTTATCGCAGGTTTACTGGCCGGACAGATACCCCCTCCAGAATCCAGGTTTGTGGAAGCAGGAACGAGCAAAGAGGGGCCTTCTTTCCCCATGGGAGGGACTATCACCTTTGAATCAGGGCCTATCGCTACCGTGTCCTATGTGTTCCAGCAGGACCGGCTTTTCCCTTGGTATACGGTGTATGAGAATGTTATGCTGGTAGTACAGGACCTTTTGCCCCCCTCGGAAGCGGCCCAACGGACCCGGAGGATGCTTGAACTTGGAGAGCTATGGGAATATCGTCATCGCTATCCCCGCCATCTTTCCGGTGGTCAGCGGCAGCGGGTAGCCCTTGCCCGGGCCTTTGCGTACCCTGCTCCCTTAATCTTGATGGATGAGCCCTTTCAGAGCCTTGACATACCCCTGCGTATTCAACTGATGCGGTGCATTCAACTGCTTCAAAGGGAAGATCCCCGGCATATCATCATGGTTACCCACGATCCGCGGGAAGCCATATTCCTCTCGGACCGCATTATTGTCCTTACCGAACCGCCGGTCCAGGTGGCCCTGGATATCCCCAATGGTCTCAGCGCCGAAGAACGCTCCTATCAACATCCCGCTTCCGCTGAGTTAGAAGCCCGTTTGTACCAGGCCCTGTCGGAGTTGCCTCCTCGGTACGGCCCTTTTTAA